The window TTATATTGATATAATTGATAATTACAGCGACATAATAAATAATTACATCACAAATTTGATGATTAAACACTCCCAACTTGGTAACTTGAAACCATAGAAAGGGAATCATACATTTATTATCATGTGGCGTCCCATTTTGATATCAATATTTCTCATTTTGTCCATCATAAAGTTCTTGCTTCCTCCGTAGGTGTCAGTGGGATCCTCTCCAATTACACAGGAAGGAAGTTGAACTCGTGAAGTCGATAGATGAAGGTCTCACTCCATTGAACGACCGAGATTGGAGGATTGCACATCCAACTTAAAATATCGATTGGAGAGGATCCCAATGTTACGTCTCGAGAAAGCCCATCCTACATACTAGTGGCGGATGGCCGAAGCCTAAACCGCCTAAAGATAGCAGTAAATAAAGGCACGAGAAAAGAaataaggaaagaaagaaagggtTTAATTAAcccaaataaataaagaaataggAAGGGGAAGCGGCCATTTCACCGAACACTTGTTAGACCTTCCCTTCTCTTTCGCTCCTCTTCGCCATTTCTATCTCCTCAACCATTTATCCATCAGGTttctttgctctctctctctctctcctcttctctttcttttgtgTTCTGGTTCGGCCAcgattcttctcttcctccttctccATCCAATCTTGTAATGGTGACGGTTGCCCGCCTCTTTCGATCGTGCTTGTAGGGGGGCTAGGCCCCGCGGCTGCcctccctcctccccctcctctggTTGCCGCCCCTCCCGCGATTAAGAGATGGAGACCCCGTGGGACCGCCCTGCGCCGCGCGTGGCGGGAGAATGAGGGGCCGGCGCCGCGCCACCAACGGGAGCGGGGTGATGGATCTGGCCTTCGCGGAGACCCTGGCCGTCGCTCGCGCGTGCTTCATGCGGTCGGCCTACGGTCCCTCCTCCGTCTCGTTCGAGGCGTTCCCCGCAGTTCGCCGTCGCGGCCGGATAGTCCCGCGGCGGCTCTGATACCTTTCCCCTTCCCTCCCCTCCCTCGTTTCCTTCTTGATCTGTAGTGTTCGTCTCCAAGATTTAGTTGCTCTCTCTGTTCTTGtggttcttgttgttgttgttgtgaatGGAACCGCTTTTCATAAACGGATTCCCCGGAAACTTGGGGATcggtggcagcggcggcagcacATTGGATACGGAGTGCGTCGAGATTGATCCCACCGGACGATATTTTCGTGTGAGTTCATCATCATTAGGTTGCATTTTTTATTGGCATGAGAATCGTTGTCAAGAACGACGTTTCTTGTCACCTGGAATTTCTGAGTTCATCATCATTAGTTGGGAGGACATGCTTTATTGGTTGGAGAATTGTTGTCGAGAAAGCACTGCTCATTGTAGTTGCATAAGAGTTCGTTTTGTCGATCCATCTAATTTGTCAATTTCGTGGCATTTTGTTTTTGCTAACTGTTCTTTTTATTGAATTTGAATCCACAGTCATGTTCTTGATTCTGTTTCAAGTGATTGCTATATTTAGTTTGATTTTATCCCATTTATAATTGCTTTTAGTACTGATATGAGAATTTTTATAGTTCGGGAACTCTAATTACAGTTTTGTTACTTTGGATGtgtctctcatttggtttaattgtTGCCTGGTGCTGCAGTACAAAGAGATTTTGGGCAGAGGAGCATTCAAGTCCGTGTAAGTATCAAAAGATTTGATCCTTCCTTTTCTTATGATAATCTTTTTATTTTGCTTCACCTGGAAAATTTAAAGCATTGTTGATGTGTATGAATCATCTAGATTTATGTTCCGTTGGTGCCGTGTAGTTATAAAGCATTCGATGAGGTTGATGGGATAGAAGTTGCATGGAATCAAGTTAGAATTAACGAGGTGCTGCAATCTGCTGACAACCTTGAACGGTTGTATTCTGAGGTTCACCTGCTGAAGTCCTTGAATCATGAAAACATCATCAAATTTTACACCTCATGGGTTGATGATCAAAACAAGACCATCAACATCATTACTGAGCTATTCACTTCTGGAAGTCTGAGGCAGTAGGTTTTTCTGGTCTACTGTCTGTCGCTTGGCTTGCTTGGTTAGAAATTAGAATACCCTTTTTAAGTGGATTTGGTCTTTGAACTTGTAGATACCGTAAAAAGCATAAACATGTGGACATGAAGGCAATAAAAAGCTGGGCAAGGCAAATCCTTCGAGGTCTAGAGTACCTCCATGGTCACAAACCTCCTATTCTTCATAGAGATCTGAAATGTGACAACATTTTTGTGAATGGCAACCATGGAGAAGTTAAAATTGGTGACCTTGGGTTGGCCGTTGTCATGCTACAGCCCACCGCTCGAAGCGTTATCGGTAAGAAAAGAgcttctctgtttttttttttctttttgttcttactaACAAAACTGCTTTCTTTACTTCTCGGTGCACAATGGCGTAGGAGATGATCTCTAATAATGAAAAATTCAATTCTCAAGTAGTTCTCATAAGTTAGTCCGAATGATGACTTATCCGTCCATCATAAAAACACAACGGGCAGTTATCCTGATTATCACTTATCCAAGACTCTTCTATTATTGGTGTTATAGTAAATAAGTTGTAATTATCTCCTATCTAATCTTGTCGTTGTCGCCCATGTTTCTTATATCGTCATGTACTGATCTCTTGATGTTACAGTTGGTAACTTGTCATATTGATTGCATTGGATGTTCACATTCTTTTGTTTGGTAACTGAATTTTGTTTAATGCTCTCCACTTGTAGGTACTCCTGAGTTTATGGCCCCAGAGCTCTATGAGGAGGAGTACAATGAATTAGTTGACATTTATTCTTTTGGTATGTGCATGTTGGAGATGATTACGCTTGAATATCCATACAGTGAATGCAAGAATCCAGCTCAGATTTACAAGAAAGTCATGTCGGTAAGTTGCTTACAATATGAGGCATATTTGTCCTACTAGTTGTGAAAGTGTCTTCTTTCCCCACTTTCTGTTTTACCAAGAACCATTTCTTTTGCAATACTGTAGGGGATAAAGCCTGCTGCTCTTGCTAAAGTAACGGATCCTCAAGTACGCCATCTTATTGAAAAATGCTTAGTTTCTGCTTCAGAGAGGTCGCCTGCCAAGGAGCTCTTGAAAGATCCATTTCTTCAAAATAATAGCATCAAGGAACCTCTTCCAGACCATGTTCAGCCTTCCAGCAGTATCTTTAATATGATGAATCTACCTTCAAGTCCTCTATCCATGGACATTGACTCTGATTACAAACCACTTCCAACTAGTACTGGCACCGAGAATAGTAATTTAACAGCGGTTACGCCTGCATTGGAATTCCAAAGAACTAATAGAAATAATGAATTTAGACTGAAAGGAGAGAAAAATGATGACAATTCTGTGTCGCTAGTTTTGCGTATAGCTGACACTTACGGTGGGTAAAGTTGCACGGTCTTGACATTAAGTTCATTGAAACTACTCTGTTGTCATTTATTCATCTCCTGCCCATCACTGATGCAGGTCGAGTGAGGAATATCCATTTCCTGTTCTACTTGGATTCGGATACGGCACTCGCAGTCGCTGCAGAAATGGTGGAGCAACTAGATCTATCTGATTACGATGTCGTCTTTATAGCTGattttattgatttcttgatCATGAAACTCATACCTGGTTGGAGACCTGCTGCTGATCACTGTTCCAGCGAGAACTTGAGCCAAAGCAAGGAATACGGAGCTTACGACAATACTGAACTTTTATCCGAGTTATCTCCACAATCTAGTGTTTATTTCGAGGTAGGTTATGAGCATGCTGATTTATCTCAGTTGAACTTAGGAGCCACAGTACTGGAAACTGCAGAAAATGATGATGGCACATCATATAAGAAGATGGATGAGGCAATTTCACCTGTCAATTATGATTCTGTTTGGAGTGGGGTTAATGGGGCAGACAAGGTTTCTCAACGGTCGGCCACTTCAGTTATGTTTGTTGGGAGTTCCAAAAGCTTCAGTGGGTATAACACTGATGTTGATTCCAAAGGAGACAGGGGTGCTTGTGATGTTGTCGACGGACTCTCTCTGAAGGACTCTTCGACACCCTCCCTAACCGACAAAGATCATAATGAGTTGAGGGCGGAGCTTGGCATGATTGAATATCAATACCAGCGCTGGTTTTATGAGCTATCGACAATGCGAGAGGACGCATTGCAGAATGCCAGAAAGAGGTGGTCCACAAGGAAGAGTGGGGTTTAATTGTATCCTTCTCTTCCTTTTACATCTCAAAATGTTCTCTTTGATCATTttgtctctttctttttttttttcttttttttttcggtcatcatatggattttttttattgtttgtcgGGTAACCTTGTGGAATGTTCATTTTATTTTAAGTTAAAATATAGTGTGTAAGTGTATCATCCTCCATGAATTTTTGATGAACGGATTGAGCATAAATGCTTGAGGTTTCAAATATGATTCTCCAGATCGTATTGAGCATAAACTGCTTTGAGAAGTTTGCTCTTTTGAATTTTAATGTCTCAGGATCTTCCAATTCTCCTGTATTTGTTGTTCAACCCCAAAACTAGCTTTAAATAAAAAGCAAAACGACAAGGTGTTGTGAGATGTAAATGGTTTCTTTCAGTCATGACGGTGTTGTGAGAGCGGTTGTTGCCATAGCCAGTGCTCCCTCGTAGGTTTGATTTACACCAATGAATCCACTGATATGGACAAAGAGGCAACCAGGGATGCCGGACCTCTCCGACAGCTCATCGTCCATCAAGCCCCTCCAGCACTGTGGAAGAGGCTGTCGGCTCTCGAACATTTCCGGAGAAATCGCGACGGCATGCACACGCCAGTTCTTGCTCCTCTCATCCTGCCATCCAAAGTTACAGCACCAACATGTTATTATGTCATTAAAAGATACAGAGAGAAAACCTGACAGTATGTTGACATGAGATAACTATGtcaatgaacaaaaaaaaaaaaaaactgattgtAGTACACCTGAAGTTTTGTCGATAGATAATAGCAAAGAGATGCATGATTTATCAAAATTTGTATGGCTTGTACCAATCCTCTTTAACTTGAATATCAAAATTTTACATACATCAAATGCTAAAAAGAGAGGTGTTTAAATGCATCATCAAATAGAACTCAAGCCATACTAGAGTGAGTAGAGATCAAGCATTACAttgtaatacttttttttttttggccaagAAATGGAATCCTCAGGCATGTCCGTCTAATAGAGATTTAAGGGAGTTCAACGAAAGTCGTCTCCTAAAAGGCTGTAACATTACATACAAAAATATCAAGCTAGAATCCTAGGCTGTgcattaaaaacaaaaaacaaaaaacaaattcATTCAGCTCCATGCAATGCATCTATTCATGGCACACCACAACGTCTTGATATCTCTAAGTATATTACATCTCCCTCCCACAGGGATAGCATGAGTACCAAGATCATACCTGATAAATAACATACTTGATGTGAGGATTTATTTTCAGTTCCTTTTCAAGCTCAAATAGATGATGTTTCCACTGCAACAATAGATTTAAAACACGTTATATAGAAACTCAATCAGGAGAATGAACCTATGTATTCAGGATTTATCAAACAACAGTTCATTAAGAAAAGGTACATACAAATAACTAAACAGCATGATGGTTAACTGATGACAAGTTCATGATGATAATGTTGCAAATTaattgaccataaaaaacaaattCTTAGCGAACAAGTAAATGCAATGACTTCCAAActggccaaaaataaaaaaagagaaccaAAACTGACAGAACATGTAAATCAGATACAAATGCAACTAGCGCTGCTACcactaagacaaaaaaaaaaggggaaaaagatgAACAAACTTACAGGGCAAAATCTATCCAAAACAATAATTTCCCTGCTGGGATCTACATTTCCTCTCGAGGTTAGACATTTATTAATAATGGATCTTGCAGGTAACCAGGATCTAGCATGAAACCTCACACACTGTCCACAGAAGAACAAGATTAGAATAACATTATATATTCTATATGGTGAGAAAGATTATTACAGAATTTAAGAAATCCATAACTAGCATGTAAAACAGGGCTTGGATAGGGGGGAAAGGTgcacatgaaaaggagaagacctCCAAAAATTCACCACCAGCAAGAATCATTGCCTGCTGAAAAGCtgcattctcctcctcagatgaGTGATCAGAATCtacccactcaagattcagacTACCAACTCTTGAAGAAAGATGTGTGTTATTTACATATTTTGGAGGCTGGTCAGTGTCATATTGATTGATCCCATTATCAATGGCGTCGATTGCCTGTTAAACAAAGGCAATAAGAATTATAAACTACTTTTTCATGAGTGAATACAAGCAAATATGAGAAAAGGATCACAAGACACAAGTAAACTTCAAAGATACCCGCCAAATAGGAAACATAAATTCCTCTAAATCAAAGCTCGTTAACACTTGCATTCTAGCAATGAATATCTATATGAATCACATGTATTCATCAAATTTTGAATACTTTCCAGTATATGGTCAGCATCACCAAAGGCATATCATTACTTCAtgtcagtgattgcaaaaggcgctcaggcgctcgcctaggcgctcgggcgaggcgaggcgaggcccgagcgcctcgctaatgtcccaggcggcgcgcttcaaacaggcgccgcctgggcgctcgcccgagcccaggcgctgggcgcttcgggcgagcgcctgggtaaaccaacgcgaccgaaccagaattttaggtctggttcggtcctggttcggttgttagttggttcaatcgaaccaactaaaccgatataaccccaaccctaatcctaaccctaacccaacactaacctgctgccgttgccgctctcgatcccgatcccgatcccgatcgcgtcgctcgctgtcgctgctcgcgcctcccgcgagccttcccgctgctcacgcctcccgcgagccctctcgctgctcgcgcctcctgcgagccctcccgctgctcgcgcctcccgcgagccctctcgctgctcgcgtctcctgcgagccctcccacgagctttcccgctgctcgcgcctccctcgagccctcctgctgctcatgcctcccgcgagccctcccgctgctcgcgcctcccgcgagccctctcgcctcctgcgagccctcccgcgagccttcccgctgctcgcgccttccgctccctttccctttcccgctgctgccgctgtcgccgctgcttcctcgtttctccatcaggctcagtatactcttaatattaagtttatttgaattttgaaatgattaattttctgttaatagattaataatatattattttgattttaatgttgttaatttttatttatttgaaattattgttataattatattatatattttttataatttagataattttaaataattatattatatatttttataattatattatatatttttataatttagcgcctcgggcgtttgtggaccttggcgtcttttggtgcctagcgctttttaaatcactgcttcatGTGCCTCTAGAAATTAATTGTCACTCTCTGATCAATATGGATGAACTTATAAATGATGATTGATGGATTGGATGTAGACCCATATCTAAGTTCAGTCAAGTTACTCTTTCTATAGCATTCTCATATGTCGGGACATTAGTGGCACAAGTAAtaattgaataaaaaatataCCATATTTCCCAAATTTATGTATCAAGATTTATTTCCCATTAAGTAGAAAATAAAACCTAATATCCTTTATAAAATAATGAGGATCTCATGTTTTAAATAATTGTATTGGCTCCAAAATCATGTAACAATGTTGCCTACACAAAGGATTTTCATGTGTACTCAAACTCTTATCTTGTTAGAAGTAACGACAAGTGCTTTAAAAAATGCAAATTTCAACCCTTAAAAGTCGCTCACAACCTAACCTATGGAGGTAGGGCCTACCTTAAAAGAATCAGAACAACGATCAAATGAACAATTCAGTCAAAAGGAGGTATTTAATCTAATGTGTCCAGAAATAACATtcacaacaaaaaaagaaagtatTACATTTGCAAACTAATTAAAGTATATACATTAATCAAATATATCCTCATAAAAGAGAAAAACCACATGCAGACATATACCCATATCAAATATAAGAGAGCAAGAGCACAACAGGCATGTTGCAGGCAAAAAATCATGCACACAAAATGTACACATGAAGGTCTTCCTTTTCATTCATGTAGGTAAATAGGTAGCACCTATAATTGGCTCAAAGAGGAACCGACCACCTATTTCTTCATAGCAAACCAAGGTGTACCATAGTTAATGTGTAAAAGAGGCCAGTCAGAAAAATGTGTAAATTTTGTTGTACCTCAATGAAGTTTTTATACACAGCAAGATATACACATTGCACGTTTTCGTGTTCAACATCAAGCTGAAGCTCCTTTGCAATTATTTCCTTGCCATAATGCTGCAAAAAAGGTTCAATACATTCATAAttgtattataaaataattattggcTCCCCAGATGCAGGGTTAAGGTTGTGTATATTCCCTATACCCAACGTGGGTGGGAAACCTATGCACCATAATCATTTTTATTAGCAAACTATTGacatgataaaatataatatgGTGTCCCATTTTCATCGTAACTATAAATCAAAAGCCTGTAACTCCAAACTGGGTTCTGAAATGTAACAAATCCAAACGagcaaaacaaacaaaataaacttTGCTATATCAGTTCTTGAATTTCTCTTTTGTACATCAGTATTAGAGTAAATTTGGAGCTCAGTGGCATTCATATTTCATACatggtaattaaaaaaatatcaatctggttaaaagttcaaattttgaagcctaaAAACAGTCAAGTCACAGTCTGCAACAAATACTAGCAAGTTTCTTTTGCATTCATATTTTTATGTTCGTTAAAAAATCCCATGATCCTATCGGTCCTGAGTCACAGCCTCATACTTTGTCCAactatatattaattataaacaACAATGAGCACTTATGGACAACTTGATGTTTCCAGGTAGAGGTTTCTTACTGAATGTTGTGCCAATGACAGCCGACAAAAATTCATATTGATGTGAGTGTATCTGGCAATATTATACAGTAAATGTATTTGCAACTAGCAAGATGTTTTCTTATGTGTTCTTTCCTATCCAGTTCTTATTTCTCATACATAAATAACCAGTTACTGTTTGCAAATAGGTTCTTCCTTCAGTAAACTAGCATCATGAATCTGAGCTGAGCACTAAAAAATAAGGGATACTACTCTAATTACTTATTAACTATAAACTGTCTATATAAAAAAATGAACTAATAATTAATAGCACCAGTAATTGTGTTATCAGACCATGTATCATCTTTTCAAGATTTTTGCCACACTGGTGTACACATATCATGTCCGTAGTCATGCAAAGAGAGATACTACTAAGAAAGTACTCATTATTAAATTCTTCTTCCTTTTCAGGATCTGACATAATCAGTTTTTCCCCATCTATGTCAGCTAATCATCTATCATTTGCACAAACTCAGTACAGAAGAAAGTCATGGTACAATGGCGATTAGAAGTCCAACTATAAAGGAACCCACATCATAAAGAGTTgtattttaagtatttttcttCAAAAACTTAAATGAATACCCAAATATAAATGGTAGAAGATTCTTAAGTATTGCCTAAAAATATTGAGTTCCTTGAGTTACTTTTTTTCATTGGTGTACACAGACAAATTAGTACAAATAAAGTATATTACCTTATAGACAAGTCCAGCACTACTGAGCTTGGTGCTGAAAGCATGACCGAAAACCTCACTAAATCCTTTTTGGTGATGATCATATCGTTCTTGAGTAGGATCATAAACACCACCAGCATCGAGCACTGCATCTAAATTTTCAAGTTGCTGCACATTGTTATTCCGAAAATG of the Musa acuminata AAA Group cultivar baxijiao chromosome BXJ3-2, Cavendish_Baxijiao_AAA, whole genome shotgun sequence genome contains:
- the LOC135631886 gene encoding probable serine/threonine-protein kinase WNK4 isoform X1, translating into MEPLFINGFPGNLGIGGSGGSTLDTECVEIDPTGRYFRYKEILGRGAFKSVYKAFDEVDGIEVAWNQVRINEVLQSADNLERLYSEVHLLKSLNHENIIKFYTSWVDDQNKTINIITELFTSGSLRQYRKKHKHVDMKAIKSWARQILRGLEYLHGHKPPILHRDLKCDNIFVNGNHGEVKIGDLGLAVVMLQPTARSVIGTPEFMAPELYEEEYNELVDIYSFGMCMLEMITLEYPYSECKNPAQIYKKVMSGIKPAALAKVTDPQVRHLIEKCLVSASERSPAKELLKDPFLQNNSIKEPLPDHVQPSSSIFNMMNLPSSPLSMDIDSDYKPLPTSTGTENSNLTAVTPALEFQRTNRNNEFRLKGEKNDDNSVSLVLRIADTYGRVRNIHFLFYLDSDTALAVAAEMVEQLDLSDYDVVFIADFIDFLIMKLIPGWRPAADHCSSENLSQSKEYGAYDNTELLSELSPQSSVYFEVGYEHADLSQLNLGATVLETAENDDGTSYKKMDEAISPVNYDSVWSGVNGADKVSQRSATSVMFVGSSKSFSGYNTDVDSKGDRGACDVVDGLSLKDSSTPSLTDKDHNELRAELGMIEYQYQRWFYELSTMREDALQNARKRWSTRKSGV
- the LOC135631886 gene encoding probable serine/threonine-protein kinase WNK4 isoform X2, whose protein sequence is MNPQYKEILGRGAFKSVYKAFDEVDGIEVAWNQVRINEVLQSADNLERLYSEVHLLKSLNHENIIKFYTSWVDDQNKTINIITELFTSGSLRQYRKKHKHVDMKAIKSWARQILRGLEYLHGHKPPILHRDLKCDNIFVNGNHGEVKIGDLGLAVVMLQPTARSVIGTPEFMAPELYEEEYNELVDIYSFGMCMLEMITLEYPYSECKNPAQIYKKVMSGIKPAALAKVTDPQVRHLIEKCLVSASERSPAKELLKDPFLQNNSIKEPLPDHVQPSSSIFNMMNLPSSPLSMDIDSDYKPLPTSTGTENSNLTAVTPALEFQRTNRNNEFRLKGEKNDDNSVSLVLRIADTYGRVRNIHFLFYLDSDTALAVAAEMVEQLDLSDYDVVFIADFIDFLIMKLIPGWRPAADHCSSENLSQSKEYGAYDNTELLSELSPQSSVYFEVGYEHADLSQLNLGATVLETAENDDGTSYKKMDEAISPVNYDSVWSGVNGADKVSQRSATSVMFVGSSKSFSGYNTDVDSKGDRGACDVVDGLSLKDSSTPSLTDKDHNELRAELGMIEYQYQRWFYELSTMREDALQNARKRWSTRKSGV
- the LOC103975765 gene encoding MYG1 protein C694.04c, with product MSTIRGWWWRRQPVVSWCRTYCASPVAAPRNPRAPPAFSTASPGPGSKRVGTHNGSFHCDEALGCFMIRLTSKFSGAEIVRTRDPQQLENLDAVLDAGGVYDPTQERYDHHQKGFSEVFGHAFSTKLSSAGLVYKHYGKEIIAKELQLDVEHENVQCVYLAVYKNFIEAIDAIDNGINQYDTDQPPKYVNNTHLSSRVGSLNLEWVDSDHSSEEENAAFQQAMILAGGEFLECVRFHARSWLPARSIINKCLTSRGNVDPSREIIVLDRFCPWKHHLFELEKELKINPHIKYVIYQDERSKNWRVHAVAISPEMFESRQPLPQCWRGLMDDELSERSGIPGCLFVHISGFIGVNQTYEGALAMATTALTTPS